A region from the Drosophila bipectinata strain 14024-0381.07 chromosome 3R, DbipHiC1v2, whole genome shotgun sequence genome encodes:
- the LOC108130484 gene encoding acyl-CoA Delta12-desaturase: MTPNIIGSTFILAETTIADGNNNKMAATPSATATVAAPTPTQKVSKKLETVAEAKQAAAKPYEMEIVWLNVGLFVILHSMALYGLYLIFAESAYLELLPVYVTMFIGGLGITAGVHRLWSHKAYKAKLSLRIFLMLCQSLAFQNSIWEWTRDHRVHHKFTDTHADPHNSRRGFFFAHMGWLMCKKHPDVTTKGKQISMEDIEQDPVVMFQKKYYFVVMPICCFVLPMIFPYYVMGSSLRVCFFTCSMLRFCLSLHFTWLVNSAAHFYGMKPYDVNVSAMNNKLVSTLTIGEGWHNYHHVFPWDYKAAELGTYSFNWSTAFIDLMAKIGQAYDLKFVSQEMVYKRVLRTGDGSHVAALLDANNNNAMPTSELVAHLNHDLEEHAIWGWDDKDISEEDRKGANVVNKESECKQD, encoded by the exons ATGACACCCAACATAATAGGCAGCACTTTCATATTGGCTGAGACGACCATTGCCgatggcaacaacaacaagatgGCCGCCACACCTTCTGCTACCGCCACTGTTGCCGCTCCCACGCCCACCCAAAAGGTCTCGAAGAAACTGGAAACGGTGGCCGAAGCCAAGCAGGCTGCTGCCAAGCCCTACGAAATGGAGATCGTCTGGCTCAACGTGGGTCTCTTCGTCATCCTCCACTCGATGGCCCTCTATGGACTTTACTTGATCTTCGCCGAGAGTGCTTATCTGGAGCTCTTGCCTG TTTATGTCACCATGTTCATTGGCGGTTTGGGTATCACGGCTGGAGTCCATCGTCTGTGGTCACACAAGGCCTACAAGGCCAAGCTGTCGCTCCGCATCTTCTTGATGCTGTGCCAGTCGCTGGCCTTCCAGAACAGCATCTGGGAGTGGACTCGCGATCACCGTGTCCACCACAAGTTCACCGACACCCACGCCGATCCCCACAACTCCCGTCGCGGTTTCTTCTTCGCCCACATGGGATGGCTTATGTGCAAGAAGCACCCCGACGTCACCACCAAGGGCAAGCAGATCTCCATGGAGGACATTGAGCAGGATCCCGTTGTTATGTTCCAGAAGAA ATACTACTTTGTCGTGATGCCCATCTGCTGCTTCGTTCTGCCCATGATCTTCCCCTACTATGTGATGGGTAGCTCCCTCCGGGTGTGCTTCTTCACCTGCTCCATGCTCCGGTTCTGCTTGTCGCTCCACTTCACCTGGCTGGTGAACAGCGCCGCCCACTTCTACGGCATGAAGCCCTACGATGTGAACGTTAGTGCGATGAACAACAAGCTGGTGTCCACCCTGACCATCGGCGAGGGATGGCACAACTACCACCACGTCTTCCCCTGGGACTACAAGGCAGCTGAGCTGGGAACCTACAGCTTCAACTGGTCCACTGCCTTCATTGATCTGATGGCCAAGATCG GACAAGCCTACGACCTGAAGTTTGTGTCCCAGGAGATGGTCTACAAGCGGGTGCTCCGCACTGGCGATGGCTCTCATGTCGCCGCCTTGCTGgatgccaacaacaacaacgctATGCCAACCAGCGAGCTGGTGGCTCATTTGAATCACGACCTGGAGGAGCACGCCATCTGGGGATGGGACGACAAGGACATCAGCGAGGAGGACCGCAAGGGAGCCAATGTGGTGAACAAGGAGTCCGAGTGCAAACAGGACTAG